In the genome of Candidatus Electrothrix rattekaaiensis, the window ATCTGCAAGCGTTCCTTATCAACAGCACCCATGATCCGGATACCTAAGCCCGGTCCTGGAAAGGGTTGACGAAAAATGGCCTCTTCAGGCAGGCCCAGCTCAAGGCCCAATTCACGGACCTCATCTTTAAAAAGTTCTCTGAGCGGTTCAATGAGCTTCAACTGCATGCGCTCGGGTAATCCACCCACATTATGATGGGATTTAATAGGGGCCTTGCCCCGAAAGACAACAGACTCAATAACATCAGGATACAGGGTTCCCTGAGCCAGATATTTCACATCGCCGATTTTGTTTGCTTCTTCCTCAAAGATCTCAATAAAGCCGTATCCGATGCGCTTTCGCTTTTCTTCTGGATCAGCAATACCGTCAAGGCGATCAAGGAAGTATTTCTCCGCATCAATATCAATAACTTTAAGGTCAGTTTTTTCGCGAAAAAAGCGAAGCACGCTTTCGCTTTCATTAATGCGCATCAGGCCGTTGTTGACGTGAATACAGGTCAACTGACTGCCGATAGCCTTGTGGACCATAGCCGCAACCACGGTGGAATCAACCCCGCCGGACAGGGCACAGAGCACCTGATCCCTGCCTACGCTCTCCCTGATCTCGGCAATTGTGGACTCAATAAAGGAATGCATGGTCCAGCTGGCCTCACATCCGCAGATGCCAAAGATGAAGTTACGCAGCACATCGGTACCGATCAGGGTGTGGGCCACTTCAGGGTGGAACTGGACAGCGACAAAAGGTTTTTCCTCATGGCGCAGGGCGGCAAACGGTGAATGTTCGCTGCCTGCGCTGGCAGTAAAGCCGGGAGCAGCCTCTTCCACGCGATCAGCATGGCTCATCCAGACCTGATGCTGTCCCGGAGCAGGCTCTAAACCGGCGAACAGCCCTGCCGTATAATGTATCTCCAGGGCTGCTTTACCAAATTCACGATTGTCTGCCTTTTCCACACGTCCGCCCAGTTGTTGCATCATAAGCTGGGCACCGTAGCAGATACCGAGAACCGGTACACCCAGCTCGAAAACACCGGCATCGGAGATAGGCGCATCCTCATCATACACAGAGGCCGGACCGCCGGAAAGAATAATGCCAGAGGGTTGCATGGCCTTGAGCTGTTCAAGGGGCAGGGTATAGGGATGTATTTCAGAGTAGACCTTTTGCTCACGAATACGGCGGGCAATGAGCTGGGTGGTCTGGGAACCGAAATCAAGAATAATTATTTTATCGTTATTATCGTTCTGCATGGAAACGTTGTTTCCTTATGTACATTTTTCAGGAGGGGGCAGGGGCACGGCATGCCGTGCCCCTACGTTACGTTGCCGGTTATACGGTTATACGGTTACAGTCCTTCTGTCCGGTAGTTCGGTGCCTCGCGGGTGATAATAACATCATGAACATGGGATTCCCGCAGGCCTGCCGGAGAGATCCGGACAAATTTCGCCTTGGTATGCAGCTCGCCAATGGTGGCGGCCCCGCTGTACCCCATACCGGAGCGTAACCCGCCCAATAATTGATAGACCATTTCGGAAATAGGTCCGCGATAGGGAACCTTTCCTTCAATGCCCTCGGGCACGAGTTTGGAGGGCTCGCTTTCCCTTTTCTGGAAATAGCGATCACTGGAGCCTTCTTTCATAGCTCCCAAGGAGCCCATACCCCGATAGCCTTTGTACTTGCGCCCTTGATAGAGGAAAGTCTCGCCCGGTGTCTCGTCTGTCCCAGCAAAGAGGGAGCCGATCATCACACAATCCGCCCCGATACCGATAGCCTTGCAGATATCCCCGGAAAATTTAATACCACCGTCAGCAATAATTGGTATACCTTTTTTCCTGGCGACTTCAGTGGCATTTTTCAGGGCTGTCAGTTGAGGCACGCCAACACCGGCAACAATCCGGGTTGTGCAGATGGAACCGGGGCCGACACCCACTTTGACGGCATTGGCTCCGGCATCAATTAGGGCTGCTGTGCCCTCAGCAGTAGCAACATTACCGGCAATGACAGAAAGATCAGGCCAGCCAGCCCGAACTTCTCGGACTGCCTGTAAAACGCCAGCTGAATGACCGTGGGCTGAATCGAGAACAATAACATCAACACCCGCAGCCACAAGGGCTTCAGTCCGATCAGGCATGTCTGGGCCGACGCCGATTGCAGCACCAACCAGCAAACGACCGCTGGTGTCCTTTGCCGATTGCGGATATCTCTTTATTTTTTCGATATCCTTGATGGTGATCAGGCCTTTGAGTTTCTTCGCCTCATCAACCACCAACAGTTTTTCAATGCGGTGCTCATGCAACAGGGCCTTGCAATGCTCAAGGCTGATGCCCTCGTGGACAGTGACCAAGTTTTTGTTGGTCATGACCTCTTTGACCCGCATTTCGTTATTAGAAACAAAACGGAGGTCTCGGTTGGTCACAATACCCACCAGTTTTCCGTTGCGTAAGACAGGCAGCCCGGAAATTTTATACATGGCCATGATCTCTTCCACTTCAGCAACGCTCTGCTCCTCAGTCACCGTGACAGGATCAATAATCATGCCGGACTCGGATTTTTTGACCCGGACCACCTCTCTGGCCTGATCGGCAATCGACATGTTTTTATGAATAATACCGATACCTCCTGCTCTGGCCATAGCAATAGCTGTACGATGTTCGGTTACAGTATCCATGGCTGCTGAAACCAGCGGGGCATTCAAGTAGACCGTATCTGTAAGTCGGGTAGCCAGAGAGACCTCTGACGGCAACACTTCCGAACCTGACGGAACGAGCAGGACGTCATCAAAGGTATATGCCGGGGGGATGTCCTGGTCGAACATAGGGTAACTCCTTATATAGTTTCTGAAATAGTATCTGAAATATTGTCCAGAGCAGGTGCTCCAGAATAATCTATCGGATAAAGAATATTGGGATGCATAGTATCACTGATACACCGGAAAAGCAAACACAGGCGGAGAAAAAAGGCTCATTTTTTCTTTCCCAGATGCTGGAACGTAACGTTGGAATGCAAACCAAGAAGGGCAGGGCACCTGATGACCCTGCCCCGAAGGGGGAAGAAGCGGATTTTCTATGCCGCTGTTACATCCAGCACATCCACCAGCCTGTCGTTGTAGTCATTGCGGATCATACTCCATAAGTCGAGATAATGATCCACCCTGATCTCCAGGCTGCTGACTGCTGAACCGGCAAAGCCCGGAAGACTGTATGTCCCGTTCGCGGTCACCGCCACTGCGTCGCCTGATGCCCCTTGTTCTTCCATATCAAGCAGCGAGAACAGCAGCCGCTCCCTGGTCAGATCCTGAATGACCTGAATGCGCAGGGTCTCGTCCGCCGTGAACGTACCGCCGGTGATGACAGCATTGGGCACAGCCTCCTTACTGCTCAGGATACCGGTCTCATGGCCGAGAGATATTCCTGTGACCGCCAGCGGGGTGCGTAACATCTGACCATAGGTGCCGGTGCGCAGGGTGCCGTGCTCGGTGTAATGGGTGCTGACGGAGACCGTGTACTCGTTGTTCCAGGGGTTGCTCTGGGCGGGGATGTCTGGCATAACGATGATTTCGCTGTCCGAGATCGGCCCGAAGCGGCTCTGGGTCGTGCTGCCGCTCTCGGTGCCCGCGATCACGCAGTTGCCGGTATCCTGTTTCAGGTCAAAGTAGAGGTTTTCACCGGTGAGCTGAAGCAGGCCCTGCGGATTAAGGACATCGGTGAGATCCAGGACCGTGTCCCGGGCCGTGGTGACCAGAGGCTGCTTCTGCTGCATGGGCAGGCGTTCAAAGCGGGCGTCCCGGCACAACCGCTCAAGAAAGTGAGGATTGACCCGGCTGTTGATATGCAGGGATTCATCCAGAGGGGGCAGCGGGTCTTCCGGGCTGTTCAGTCGGCCAGTACAGGAGAGGGACCAGCTGAAACTGCCCGTCTTGGTCACCTGCTCGCCGTTGATGAGCCGGATCAGGGCAACCTCGTCCTCGGCATTCAGGATGGTCAGGATATCGGCCTTGTTGAAATTGGGATGACGCAGGGCGATATCCGCAGCCAGGTCTTCAGTGTCTGCCGAGTTGCGGGGCGTGATCAGAACGCGGTAGGACCGGGGTGTGGTGAGGGCGTTGGGCACCACCCGCCAGAGTACAGTTGCCATAATACACCTCCTGTTCCATTTAAGGATTTGAGATAATTGAATGAACCGTCTTCAACGCATCCTAAAACGCTGGCAGGAGACTGTCAAGCCTTTTCCGCATCTTTTCTCAATAAACTGCGCCCCTTGGTTGCATGAGAATGCAACTCCTGCGTCGCATGCGTATGGAACTGTCCGTTGCATACGCATGGAACGACCTGTTGCATGGGAATGGAACTCCCGGTCGCATTAGAATGGAACAAAGCGTTGCATGGGAATGGAACAAAGCGTTGCATGGGAATGGAACAAAGCGTTGCATGAGCATGCAACCGGGAGGCGGTGCGGGCAAAGCCACCCGGCGGGTTGCACCGGGCTGGTGAATAGTGCTGTCTGCTGTCTGTAGGGGGAGACCCCTGTGTCTCCCCGGAAACCAGCACGGGCAGGCACGGGGATTTCAGCACGGGCAAACACGGGGATTTGCCCCTACCGGCCCTTGATCTCCGCCCGCAGCTCTGCCAATCCCTCGCGCCATTCCTTCAAGGAAGGATGATCAATGGCCTTGGCAAGCTCCACCGCCCGGCTGATGTACTGCTCCGCCTTGGCAAGGTCGCCCTGATCCTTGTAGATCCAGCCGATGTTCCAGCTCGTCACCGCTTCTCCGTATCTATTGCCTATTTCCTGCTGGATTGCCAAACTCTGCTTGTAATACTGTAACGCCTTGGCATTATCACCTCGTGCCTGGTAAATCATGCCGATGTTGTTCAGAGAATTATCTTCCCCTGCCTTATCACCGATCTCTTGCCTGATCTCCAGACTCTGCTCCAGATACTTGAGGGCCGTGTCGTAGTCGCCCCGTGCATCGTAAATCCCGGCGATGTTGTTCAGGGTGGTGCCTTCCTGGGACTTATCCCCGATCTCTTGGCTGATGTCCAGGCTCTGGTCCAGATACTTGAGGGCCGTGTCATACTCGCCCCGTGCATGGTAAATCAGGCCGATGTTGTTCAGGGTCATGCCTTCCCCGGCTCGGTCATTGATCTCCTGGTATAGAGCAAGGCTCTGCTCATACAGGGGCAGTGCTTCACTGTAACGGGAGATGCGGTACAGATTATAGCCTGCCTCATGCAGATAGTAGGCCCGATCCTTCTTCTCCCCCTCCGGCAGCAGGGCAGCCGCCTTTTGCCAATACTCTGCCGCCTTGGCATAGCGCAACTGTACTTCCTGCAACTTGGCCTGATCAGCATTGGTTGCCGCCGCACTGCCGCCTGTGGTGGATGCGCTGTTCTGCTCCGGCGGCAGGCTTGCCTCGGGCCAGAAATACCATGAGGCAAGAGCAATCGCGGCTGCAACGATCAGTGAAAGCGCATAAACTCCCGCACCACTCCACGTCACCTCTGGGTGGCTCCGTAACCACCGCAGCTTCTGCTTGACCTTTTCCTGTTTACCCGCAGCTTCCTCGTCCTTGTTGTCGCATTGCTCGTTCATGCTTTCACCTTTGTATGTAAGGTCACGACGCGCCGTGTCCCTACGTAATCACCATCCCCTGTCTTGCCTCCACAAGATGTACCGGCAATCAGTCCGAACTGCCGCCTGTTTTGCGCAGAGTACGGAGATAGAAAAACCAACCTGTTCCAGGCAGAAGAAAGAGCAGGGCCAGTGCCATAGCTATGGTGCGGGGATCTATTCCCATATCCAAAGCCGCTCCGGTACACCAAGTGGACACACTCAGCATCAGGGTCATGAGGGTCATCTCTGTGGAAAAAAGGCGTCCGCGAAATCGGTCCTCAACCCGGCGGTGGAGCAGGGTTGTGCTGAAGACCCATTGCACGGACCCGCCGAAATGGCCGCAGAAGACCCAGAGGGCAGCGAACCACATATTGGGTGCTTGACTAAAGAGCAAATAGGCGGCACAGGAGAGGAAAAAGGCTCCACCAATGGCCTTGCGCATGGCCTGAATGCCGTCCCCGAAAAAGCGCCAAGCAATAATAGGGCCGAGAGCCGCGCCGAGGCCGCGCATGGAAAAGAGGATTCCGCTCAGACCGCCTTGACCACCTCCGCTCTCTTGGGCAAAGACCTGCTCGCCGAACACGGCTAGCATGACCAGGATTCCGCCTGAAAGTGCCCAACCACTTTTCACGGTGAGTAGGGCCATGACTTTGGGACGGGCCTTGATATAGGAAAACCCTTCCTGAAGGTCATGCCAACCTGTGACACGGGCGAGGGAGAATTCTGCTGAATCCGCTGTCGCTCTTTTCTCCCTCTGAGGAATCAGCACGGTCAGCATAATAGAGGCTGAGAGAAGAAAACTGCAACAATCAGCCAGGATAGCTGCCTGCCAGCCAAAATGAGCTGTAAAGAAACCGCCCAAGGCCGCACCAAAGGCGAGCATAACTGACCAAGAGGCACCGGACAGGCCGTTAACAATACTCAGCTCTTCGCGGGAGCAGAGATTGGGCACAGCGGCTTGGCGGGCAGGGTGGTAAAAGGTCCAGATGGATTCCTGGATAAAGGCCAGCACATAGACCAGCCAGACATATTCGCTTTCCCGGATCAGGAGATAACCGAGCACCAGAACGGCCCGCATCAGGTCGCAGGTGACGAGGATCTTTTTGCGGCTGAATTTATCCGCAATCACCCCGGCCACTGGGCCGAGCACTGCCGGAGGCAAGTATTTGGCAATCAGGAACCAGCTCACGGCCTGTCCAGAACCGGTCAGCTTGCTGAGCAGGACAAAGATGGCAATATAATTGAACCAGTCCCCTATCTGGCTGATGCAGCCGGAGAGCCAGTAGCGTCGGTAGTTGCGGTTCTGACGGAGCAGGCGCAGATATGAGGAGAAATGCCCTGCTGAGTAAGAGGGCGATCCCGAAGGTTCGGGATCTTTTTTCGTTTGCATATATTGGGTGTGTTAGACCAAGGGGAGTTAGGCTAGAGGATCAAACGCAACCACAGCCGCTTAGAGCGTCCTTGGTAAAGGAGAGATCGGGTGTTACCGGATAGTTGCCGTCAAAGCAGGCGAGACAAAAATCCTCTTTGGGCAGGCCGGTAGCTTCGACCAGACCGTCAAGGCTCAGGTAGGTCAGGGAGTCCAGTCCCAGATATTCCGCAATCTCCTCCAAATTTTTGGTCGAGGCGATGAGCTGGGAAGAGGTAGGAAAGTCAATACCATAATAACAGGCATGTCGGGTCGGTGGACAGGAGACCAGCATATGGATTTCTTTTGCACCCACGTCCCGCAGGGCCTTTACTCTGCTTCTCCCGGTTGTGCCCCGGATAATGGAGTCTTCAACAATAATCACCCGCTTTCCTTTGAGTAACGAGCCAACCGGGTTGAGCTTTACCCGGACAGAGAAGTCACGCATGGCCTGGGAGGGCTGAATAAAGGTTCGCCCCACGTAATGGTTACGGATCATGCCCATCTCCAGGGGGATGCCCGAGGCCTGAGAATAGCCGATGGCTGCGTAATTGCCCGAGTCTGGAAAAGGCATGACAAAATCAGCATCAATCTTGGCTTCGCGTCCCAGAATTTCACCCATTCGTTTGCGGACTGCATAGACATTGGTGCCAAAGATGTCGCTGTCCGGGCGAGCAAAATAGACCTGCTCAAAGATGCAATAGCTCTTGCGTTGGGGTGACCAAGGAAAGATTGATTCCAGGCCGTCTTTATTGATAATCACCACTTCGCCCGGTTCAATGTCACGGATATATTCTGCCGTGATCAGATCCAAGGCGCAGGTTTCTGAAGCAACGACATAAGCACCATCGGCCAAGCGCCCGAGGCAGAGCGGACGAAAGCCATTAGGATCACGTATCGCTATCATGGTATCTGGAGTCATGAGCAGCAGAGAATAGGCTCCGCGAATGCAGGCAAAGGTCTCCTTAATCGCTCTGGTCAGGCCCATATGCATGGTTCGAGCCATCAGATGAATAACAACCTCACTGTCCATAGTGGTCTGGAAAATGGACCCCTTTTTCTCCAGATGATTGCGCAAGTCAAGGGAGTTCACGAGGTTGCCGTTATGAGCCACAGCAAGAGGGACTCCCTGGTGTGTAACCATAAAGGGTTGGGTGTTTATAATGGAGGATTCTCCGGTTGTGGAGTAACGTACATGACCCACAGCCAGATGTCCGGTCAGTCGTTGTAAATTTGTCTCTGTAAAGACCTCCGGTACTAGCCCCATATCTTTATGGAGATACATCTTTTTTCCGTTTCCAGAAACAATGCCAGCACTTTCCTGACCTCTATGTTGAAGCGCATAGAGACCGAAATAGGTGAGTTTTGCTGCGTCTTCATGACCGTATATTCCGCATATTCCGCATTCATGGGTTGGTCGTGATGTTGGTTGTGATTGTGGCTCGCGGGATGGAAATACATGTTCCATAACAGATTAATGACTCTCTTGTTGTATGTCCGTCAGGCTGTCATCGCCTGAAAATAACAGGGCACAGAAGAAAAAGAATATTCACTGTGCCTCGAAAAATAGTACATGAGGTTTAATGATTCATACCTTCAAAACAGATAACAATTTTTTTTTCAAGCAAATATGATGGAATTGAGAAGAAAATTCGAAAATGTACTTTTTATTCTTCTTGTTCTTGCGATGGTGCTTGAGTTGTTTCGGGAGGTTGCTGCCAAATTGCTTCTATCAGGAGGTCAACTCTGGGGCCACCTGGGATTGGCTCTGCAAGGGTGATTTTTTCTGCAGGCAGCTTGAGCGTGTCAATAAGGTACTCTTCAACAACCAAGGCTCGCTGACGGGCGAGCTCAGGCAGGATCTCTTTGGGGAGTTCAATCTGTTGACGAGGCAGAGGTTGCAGATCTTTCCGTGCCTTGATTACCGGAAGAAGGTCTTCACCGATAGACATATCTGTGTTCACCAGCTCCACTTGACGAAGTTCTTCTTCAGCAAGCAAACGGGCCATTTCTTCCTGCCTGCGAACGTTTTCGAGACCAACCCGATAGTCCTCCTCTTCCTGGAGCAGGCGGAGCAGGTATTCCCGATCAGCTCTATCATCGTAGCAACCTCGAAGTCGGAGGCTGAGATGCGGACGACGGGTAAACAGAGATGCAAAATTCTCCAGGTTATCCATGAAGTCCGGGAGGCTGTCACCGACAATGCAAGGAACTCGGTTGGGCAGGGTCAGATCAGGGAGATTTTTCTCCAGAACAGCCTGCGGGGAGACAACTGCCTGAAGATGAAGCCGGTGCAGTTTTTTGAGAGCTGCTTTGCTGATTTCGGCGGGAGAAGCTGTTGCCGGAAGCGAGAGAGGGAGGCTGAATTCCCCGTCATTATCAGTGAGCAGGGCCAGAAGCAGCGAGAATTCTGCATTTGGAGGAGGGGTGAAGCCGCTGAAATGAACACTACCTCCATCTTTTTGTTCAGCTGAGGGAACCCAGCGGATTTCACCTTTTCCCTCCAGACCAAGTTGCTGTGCAAATTCCTTGGCCGCATTATCTAAAGAAAGTTCTGCCACAGAGAAGTTGTCAAACTCTGCATGGCCCTGTTCCAGTCGCCCTTGGGCGGTGAATTCTCTTTGATTAGCCTTACCGGAGAAGGTAAAGGAGGTCGGTGTCTCTGCGGCCAAAGGCGCAAGGTTGCCGTTGATAGCGGTAAATCCAAGACGAGTGCCAGTACTAGGCATGCTTCCTTCCTGGATACTGCATTGTTTAATGGTAAACGGCGGAAGCACCGGCTTCTTGTCCTGTATACGGAGAAGAGAAAGCAGGGCAGCAGGTAGCTTACTCTCTGGCGAGTTTAATTTCAGCTCCGGTGCCTGAAGAAGAAGATCGCCTATATGTATGTAAAATGGATGTATTCCAGCCAATACCTGACGAGCTTCTCCGTTCTTCCAGCGAAGAGCTGTCCCCTGACTGTTTTCCGCAATCAGATCCTTCAGTCGAGCATCACCCTCAAAATTAAGTCCCGGCAGTCCAAGCTTTCCTTGCAAAGAAAGAAGCCCCTGATGCAGGGTCGGAGCAAGTTCTTTTTGAAACAGTTGTGCAAAAGTCTGGTTCAGCAATTTGATGTCAAGATTTTCAACAGCCAGCTGGAGGTTGCCCTTTCCTTGGCGGAAAGAGCCGTCTGCCGTAAGCTTTCCATCTGCACCGACTTCTGCCTGGACATGCAGATTATCTTTTTTCGACTGTGCTTTCTGGAGATTTTTGATCTCCAGATTCAGGGCAGTCAACGGGATAGTTAGGCCGCTCTGGCCATTCTTCTTGCTGCCTAGCGGCAGGCTGGCTTTGGAGTCGGTTACCTTGAGAGCATCAATTGACAAGCCAATAGGGAAAACAGGGGAAATAGGGGAGCCTGCCTTTTCCGGAAAAAGAAAAAAGGAGGGGGCATCAGGCGAAAAAATGGCCTTTTGGAGCAGTAGGTCGGTACAGGCAATGCTTGGTGATGCAAGATCAAGGTCTATGGAGCACCCCTTGCTTTCAGCCATTTGAGCGGTGAGCAGGACCTTGTCTTCCCCTTGTTTTTTTCGTTTCAGGCGGATATCACGCAATGTGATTGTGCCCTTATCTAGCAGTATTTTTTTCTTTTCACCTTCTTTGGCCTGTACTGTCCGCAGAAGACCGCTCACTTGAGCTTGTCCGCTGGCAAGCTGAACATCCTCTCTCGCATTCAGATAAGGTTGAAGTACATTCGGGTCTAGGTTGTTCAGGGAAATCTTTCCTGTCAGACTCAGATCAGGCGCAGTGACTCCTTCAAACTGCACTGTTTTTTCTCCTTGCTGGGCGGAAAAAGACAGGGCTGTTGCTTTTTCTCCCTGTGCCTTCTCCTCAGAAGCTATGTCTCGATTGCGGTACCCTGTCATTTCTAGTTGCAGATCATTCCAGAGCAGTCCCTTCTCCTTCTGTAGCGTTCCCTTATTGATGGTCAGGTGATGGATGATCAGGTCAAAGGGAAGGGATGCAGGATCAAACAACTGGCCGGGCCAGACAGAGAGGGGAATACGGTTCGGATTACTTTTTTCTTTGCTGGCAGCCAGAATAAAGCGGGGGTGATTCAGGGTCAGTTCATCAACCTTGTACTGTTTGAGCAGGGGATTGACCTGCATGACCAGTCGGGCTTTTCCTTCGGACAGCTGAACAGTCTTGTTCTTGCCGAGATACGGCTGGAGTATACTCGAATTCAGGTTGTTCAGAGAAATTTTACCGACCAGACGCAGATCTGGAGCAGCGGTTCCTTGGAATTGCACCGTTGTTTCCCCTTGGCGAGCAGAAAAAGACAGGGTTGCATCTTCTTCCTGTCCCTCTTTCTCATCATCAGAAAGAGCTTTGTCTTGATTGCGATACCCTGTCATTTCTAGTTGTAGATCATTCCAGAGCGGTCCTTTCTCCTTCTGTAACGTCCCCTTGTTGATGGTCAGGTGATGGATCATCAGGTCAAAGGGAAGCGAGGCAGGATCAAGTAGCTGCCCAGGCCAGAGTGATAAAGGTTGTTGGGGCAGGACACTTTTATCGTTGTTCTCAGGAAGGACCAACTGGGGACTATCCAAGGTCAGTTCTTCAACCGTGTATTGCTTGCGAAAAGGATTTGCTCGGATAACCAGTTGTGCGCTTGGGGCTATGCATTGAAGTTTTCCAGATCGCTCAACTTTGTTTTCCTTGCTGTGGGTTAAGATATCAAGATGCAGTCCGGTTGAATGTACGGTGCCGGACAGAACAGGGCCGCTATCCCCCTGAAGATTATCTGGAAGGAGAAGCTCAAGTTCAGCCTTGGTCT includes:
- the guaA gene encoding glutamine-hydrolyzing GMP synthase, whose translation is MQNDNNDKIIILDFGSQTTQLIARRIREQKVYSEIHPYTLPLEQLKAMQPSGIILSGGPASVYDEDAPISDAGVFELGVPVLGICYGAQLMMQQLGGRVEKADNREFGKAALEIHYTAGLFAGLEPAPGQHQVWMSHADRVEEAAPGFTASAGSEHSPFAALRHEEKPFVAVQFHPEVAHTLIGTDVLRNFIFGICGCEASWTMHSFIESTIAEIRESVGRDQVLCALSGGVDSTVVAAMVHKAIGSQLTCIHVNNGLMRINESESVLRFFREKTDLKVIDIDAEKYFLDRLDGIADPEEKRKRIGYGFIEIFEEEANKIGDVKYLAQGTLYPDVIESVVFRGKAPIKSHHNVGGLPERMQLKLIEPLRELFKDEVRELGLELGLPEEAIFRQPFPGPGLGIRIMGAVDKERLQIVRQADVIVLEEMKKSGWYRKVWQSFAVLLPIQTVGVMGDGRTYEHVIAIRSVDSRDAMTADWSQLPYEILGRISTRIINEVRGVNRVVYDISSKPPSTIEWE
- the purF gene encoding amidophosphoribosyltransferase gives rise to the protein MEHVFPSREPQSQPTSRPTHECGICGIYGHEDAAKLTYFGLYALQHRGQESAGIVSGNGKKMYLHKDMGLVPEVFTETNLQRLTGHLAVGHVRYSTTGESSIINTQPFMVTHQGVPLAVAHNGNLVNSLDLRNHLEKKGSIFQTTMDSEVVIHLMARTMHMGLTRAIKETFACIRGAYSLLLMTPDTMIAIRDPNGFRPLCLGRLADGAYVVASETCALDLITAEYIRDIEPGEVVIINKDGLESIFPWSPQRKSYCIFEQVYFARPDSDIFGTNVYAVRKRMGEILGREAKIDADFVMPFPDSGNYAAIGYSQASGIPLEMGMIRNHYVGRTFIQPSQAMRDFSVRVKLNPVGSLLKGKRVIIVEDSIIRGTTGRSRVKALRDVGAKEIHMLVSCPPTRHACYYGIDFPTSSQLIASTKNLEEIAEYLGLDSLTYLSLDGLVEATGLPKEDFCLACFDGNYPVTPDLSFTKDALSGCGCV
- a CDS encoding DUF748 domain-containing protein; this encodes MINPHAGKSDNEEKKTAPPPEPKKTQLKKPPKQRKKSTENKGLSKKKVLRCSLILILLPTVLLLTYLAAARFLIPYYIQELAEQYSQQLHRSVTVTQVDFAPFTFDLHLAGIHIGPEFDRQDGDEPALCRIATLDTRLRPQELLQRRVVLEDVQIKGMQAEMVRRADGSFTDLGLIKKGKAEMTNQAILPTWMQIDGLSLTDSMFVIRDATSGHKYLLDEITFSLPSAASAALKNGETEPALHALVNGNPMEIRGQRQVSPDGSSATRLVLQLDDIDPQQILAWLPGINDSFRISTDKTKAELELLLPDNLQGDSGPVLSGTVHSTGLHLDILTHSKENKVERSGKLQCIAPSAQLVIRANPFRKQYTVEELTLDSPQLVLPENNDKSVLPQQPLSLWPGQLLDPASLPFDLMIHHLTINKGTLQKEKGPLWNDLQLEMTGYRNQDKALSDDEKEGQEEDATLSFSARQGETTVQFQGTAAPDLRLVGKISLNNLNSSILQPYLGKNKTVQLSEGKARLVMQVNPLLKQYKVDELTLNHPRFILAASKEKSNPNRIPLSVWPGQLFDPASLPFDLIIHHLTINKGTLQKEKGLLWNDLQLEMTGYRNRDIASEEKAQGEKATALSFSAQQGEKTVQFEGVTAPDLSLTGKISLNNLDPNVLQPYLNAREDVQLASGQAQVSGLLRTVQAKEGEKKKILLDKGTITLRDIRLKRKKQGEDKVLLTAQMAESKGCSIDLDLASPSIACTDLLLQKAIFSPDAPSFFLFPEKAGSPISPVFPIGLSIDALKVTDSKASLPLGSKKNGQSGLTIPLTALNLEIKNLQKAQSKKDNLHVQAEVGADGKLTADGSFRQGKGNLQLAVENLDIKLLNQTFAQLFQKELAPTLHQGLLSLQGKLGLPGLNFEGDARLKDLIAENSQGTALRWKNGEARQVLAGIHPFYIHIGDLLLQAPELKLNSPESKLPAALLSLLRIQDKKPVLPPFTIKQCSIQEGSMPSTGTRLGFTAINGNLAPLAAETPTSFTFSGKANQREFTAQGRLEQGHAEFDNFSVAELSLDNAAKEFAQQLGLEGKGEIRWVPSAEQKDGGSVHFSGFTPPPNAEFSLLLALLTDNDGEFSLPLSLPATASPAEISKAALKKLHRLHLQAVVSPQAVLEKNLPDLTLPNRVPCIVGDSLPDFMDNLENFASLFTRRPHLSLRLRGCYDDRADREYLLRLLQEEEDYRVGLENVRRQEEMARLLAEEELRQVELVNTDMSIGEDLLPVIKARKDLQPLPRQQIELPKEILPELARQRALVVEEYLIDTLKLPAEKITLAEPIPGGPRVDLLIEAIWQQPPETTQAPSQEQEE
- a CDS encoding tetratricopeptide repeat protein → MNEQCDNKDEEAAGKQEKVKQKLRWLRSHPEVTWSGAGVYALSLIVAAAIALASWYFWPEASLPPEQNSASTTGGSAAATNADQAKLQEVQLRYAKAAEYWQKAAALLPEGEKKDRAYYLHEAGYNLYRISRYSEALPLYEQSLALYQEINDRAGEGMTLNNIGLIYHARGEYDTALKYLDQSLDISQEIGDKSQEGTTLNNIAGIYDARGDYDTALKYLEQSLEIRQEIGDKAGEDNSLNNIGMIYQARGDNAKALQYYKQSLAIQQEIGNRYGEAVTSWNIGWIYKDQGDLAKAEQYISRAVELAKAIDHPSLKEWREGLAELRAEIKGR
- the guaB gene encoding IMP dehydrogenase: MFDQDIPPAYTFDDVLLVPSGSEVLPSEVSLATRLTDTVYLNAPLVSAAMDTVTEHRTAIAMARAGGIGIIHKNMSIADQAREVVRVKKSESGMIIDPVTVTEEQSVAEVEEIMAMYKISGLPVLRNGKLVGIVTNRDLRFVSNNEMRVKEVMTNKNLVTVHEGISLEHCKALLHEHRIEKLLVVDEAKKLKGLITIKDIEKIKRYPQSAKDTSGRLLVGAAIGVGPDMPDRTEALVAAGVDVIVLDSAHGHSAGVLQAVREVRAGWPDLSVIAGNVATAEGTAALIDAGANAVKVGVGPGSICTTRIVAGVGVPQLTALKNATEVARKKGIPIIADGGIKFSGDICKAIGIGADCVMIGSLFAGTDETPGETFLYQGRKYKGYRGMGSLGAMKEGSSDRYFQKRESEPSKLVPEGIEGKVPYRGPISEMVYQLLGGLRSGMGYSGAATIGELHTKAKFVRISPAGLRESHVHDVIITREAPNYRTEGL
- a CDS encoding MFS transporter, which produces MQTKKDPEPSGSPSYSAGHFSSYLRLLRQNRNYRRYWLSGCISQIGDWFNYIAIFVLLSKLTGSGQAVSWFLIAKYLPPAVLGPVAGVIADKFSRKKILVTCDLMRAVLVLGYLLIRESEYVWLVYVLAFIQESIWTFYHPARQAAVPNLCSREELSIVNGLSGASWSVMLAFGAALGGFFTAHFGWQAAILADCCSFLLSASIMLTVLIPQREKRATADSAEFSLARVTGWHDLQEGFSYIKARPKVMALLTVKSGWALSGGILVMLAVFGEQVFAQESGGGQGGLSGILFSMRGLGAALGPIIAWRFFGDGIQAMRKAIGGAFFLSCAAYLLFSQAPNMWFAALWVFCGHFGGSVQWVFSTTLLHRRVEDRFRGRLFSTEMTLMTLMLSVSTWCTGAALDMGIDPRTIAMALALLFLLPGTGWFFYLRTLRKTGGSSD